In Candidatus Desulfofervidus auxilii, one genomic interval encodes:
- a CDS encoding electron transfer flavoprotein subunit alpha has translation MELILNKEKCNGCGACIDACPFSALIMKEGYPEATEECRLCGLCVNACPEEAISLPEELKKKKRPIKKARDVWVYAEHRDGKLARVSFELLGKGRELADKLGQKLVAILIGHQIETSASRLIDYGADIVYVMDHPDLATFNENKYGAVLIPLLKKHCPNIFLSAATTRGRSLIPQIAADLETGLTADCTGLDIDSKSGLLLQTRPAFGGNIMALITCPDHRPQMATVRPHIFPKPQPIPNHKGKIIRLEIENKLPENSVKVKSFIKTETKGPDLSEADVIIGVGRGIKGPENLKMMEELAYLLNASIGGSRAVVDAGWLPPRCQIGQTGVTVSPKIYIACGISGAIQHIVGIQSAKTIVAINKDPDAPIFNVANYGIVADLFEFIPKLIEEIKKGKGELS, from the coding sequence ATGGAACTTATTTTAAATAAAGAAAAATGTAACGGCTGTGGAGCCTGTATAGACGCCTGTCCCTTTTCGGCCTTAATCATGAAAGAAGGTTATCCTGAAGCTACTGAAGAATGTAGATTATGTGGGTTGTGTGTAAATGCTTGTCCCGAAGAGGCCATTTCTTTACCAGAAGAATTAAAGAAGAAAAAGAGACCTATTAAGAAAGCAAGGGATGTATGGGTTTATGCTGAACATAGGGATGGCAAATTAGCAAGGGTTTCTTTTGAACTATTAGGCAAGGGGAGAGAATTAGCTGATAAACTGGGGCAAAAATTGGTAGCAATTCTTATAGGCCACCAGATAGAAACCTCAGCCTCAAGATTGATAGATTATGGAGCAGACATTGTGTATGTAATGGACCATCCTGATTTAGCTACCTTTAACGAAAATAAGTATGGAGCCGTATTAATTCCCTTATTAAAAAAACATTGTCCCAATATATTTTTGTCTGCTGCCACGACCAGAGGACGCTCTTTGATTCCCCAGATAGCAGCTGATTTGGAGACGGGTCTTACGGCTGATTGCACAGGGTTAGATATAGATTCTAAATCAGGACTTCTTCTCCAAACACGTCCTGCCTTTGGAGGCAATATTATGGCCCTAATTACCTGTCCTGACCACCGTCCTCAAATGGCTACTGTAAGACCCCATATTTTCCCTAAACCCCAACCAATTCCAAACCATAAAGGTAAAATAATAAGGCTTGAAATAGAGAACAAATTACCTGAGAATAGTGTCAAAGTAAAGTCTTTTATCAAGACAGAAACCAAAGGGCCGGATTTGTCAGAAGCGGATGTGATTATTGGAGTGGGACGAGGGATTAAAGGCCCAGAAAATTTAAAGATGATGGAGGAATTAGCTTACTTATTAAATGCCAGTATTGGTGGTTCCCGGGCAGTAGTAGATGCAGGATGGTTACCCCCAAGGTGTCAGATTGGACAGACCGGTGTCACGGTGAGCCCTAAAATATATATTGCTTGTGGTATTTCAGGTGCCATTCAACACATAGTAGGTATCCAATCAGCTAAAACCATTGTGGCCATTAATAAAGACCCAGATGCCCCTATATTTAATGTAGCAAATTATGGTATTGTGGCTGATTTATTTGAATTCATTCCTAAACTGATTGAAGAAATTAAAAAAGGTAAAGGAGAATTAAGTTAA
- a CDS encoding electron transfer flavoprotein subunit beta/FixA family protein produces the protein MKYIVCLKQVPETEGVKINPETGTLIREGVKSIINPYDLYALEAALQMKKQYGGEIIVLSMGPPQVEEALREAISYGADEAILLCDKAFAGADTLATSYTLAQAIKKIGNFDVIFCGKQAIDGETAQVGPELAQRLDIPYITYIRKIELKNNTLLVERLLDDGYQVVQINLPALLTVIKEIGEPPLPSIRGKMRAKKAKILLWTTQDIKADSEKIGLKGSATQVVKIFSPPSRGERQMLTGSLEQQARELKDKLMTIMGK, from the coding sequence ATGAAATATATTGTTTGTTTAAAACAAGTGCCTGAAACAGAAGGTGTAAAGATTAACCCTGAAACAGGCACATTAATACGAGAAGGGGTAAAAAGCATTATAAATCCCTATGACCTTTATGCCTTAGAAGCAGCCCTACAGATGAAGAAACAATATGGAGGAGAAATAATAGTTTTAAGCATGGGACCACCTCAAGTAGAAGAGGCCTTACGAGAGGCCATTTCTTATGGTGCTGATGAGGCCATTTTATTATGTGATAAAGCCTTTGCTGGGGCAGATACCTTAGCCACTAGTTATACCTTAGCTCAAGCTATTAAGAAAATAGGCAATTTTGATGTTATTTTTTGTGGTAAACAGGCTATTGATGGAGAAACTGCTCAAGTAGGTCCTGAATTGGCTCAGAGATTAGATATCCCTTATATCACCTATATAAGAAAAATCGAGTTAAAAAATAATACCCTTTTGGTAGAAAGGTTACTAGATGATGGCTACCAGGTAGTTCAGATTAATTTACCAGCCTTATTAACAGTTATTAAAGAAATTGGTGAGCCACCCCTACCTTCTATTCGGGGCAAAATGAGAGCCAAAAAAGCAAAAATTCTTCTTTGGACAACACAGGATATTAAGGCTGATTCAGAAAAAATTGGATTAAAGGGTTCAGCTACCCAAGTAGTTAAAATCTTTAGTCCTCCTAGTCGGGGAGAAAGGCAAATGCTTACTGGAAGCTTGGAACAACAAGCAAGAGAACTTAAAGATAAATTAATGACTATTATGGGAAAATAA